One genomic region from Microcella humidisoli encodes:
- a CDS encoding phosphoglycerate kinase has product MALRTIESLGDLSGRRVIVRCDLNVPLTDGVVTDDGRIRASLPTLNALLHRGAKVVVISHLGRPEGAPDERYSLRPVAQRLSELLGAPVAFASDTVGASAADAVRGLADGGIAVLENLRFNPGETSKDAAERQAFADALATFGDAMVSDGFGVVHRKQASVYELAQTLPSAAGSLISAETDVLDRLTERPERPYTVVLGGSKVSDKLGVIAHLLPRVDRLLIGGGMLFTFLAAQGHKVGASLLEADQLDTVRGYLAEAEQRGVQIVLPTDVVVAERFAADAPHSVQRADALEEGPAGASGLGLDIGPETAARFAELVASSTTVFWNGPMGVFEFPAFAGGTRAVAEALTRVSGLGVVGGGDSAAAVRALGFTDDDFGHVSTGGGASLEFLEGKKLPGLEVLGWQ; this is encoded by the coding sequence GTGGCCCTGCGTACGATCGAGTCCCTCGGCGACCTCTCGGGTCGGCGTGTCATCGTGCGGTGCGATCTCAACGTGCCGCTCACCGACGGCGTCGTGACCGATGACGGTCGCATCCGTGCCTCGCTGCCGACGCTCAACGCCCTGCTGCATCGCGGTGCGAAGGTCGTCGTGATCTCGCACCTCGGGCGCCCCGAGGGTGCTCCTGACGAGCGCTACAGCTTGCGCCCCGTCGCGCAGCGCTTGAGCGAGCTGCTGGGAGCGCCGGTGGCCTTCGCGAGCGACACCGTCGGCGCATCGGCGGCGGATGCCGTGCGCGGACTCGCCGACGGCGGCATCGCCGTGCTCGAGAACCTGCGCTTCAACCCCGGCGAGACGTCGAAAGACGCCGCGGAGCGGCAGGCATTCGCCGACGCGCTCGCGACCTTCGGCGATGCCATGGTCTCCGACGGCTTCGGCGTCGTGCACCGGAAGCAGGCGAGCGTCTACGAACTCGCGCAGACGCTTCCGAGCGCGGCCGGTTCGCTCATCTCGGCCGAGACCGATGTGCTCGACCGTCTCACGGAGCGCCCTGAGCGGCCGTACACGGTCGTGCTGGGCGGCTCGAAGGTGAGCGACAAGCTCGGCGTCATCGCGCACCTGCTGCCGCGCGTCGACCGCCTGCTCATCGGCGGCGGCATGCTCTTCACCTTCCTGGCCGCGCAGGGCCACAAGGTGGGCGCGAGCCTGCTGGAAGCCGATCAGCTCGACACCGTGCGGGGCTACCTCGCCGAGGCCGAGCAGCGCGGTGTGCAGATCGTGCTGCCGACCGACGTGGTCGTCGCCGAGCGCTTCGCCGCCGACGCCCCCCACTCGGTGCAGCGTGCCGACGCGCTCGAAGAGGGTCCGGCAGGAGCATCCGGTCTCGGGCTCGACATCGGGCCCGAGACGGCCGCCCGTTTCGCCGAGCTCGTGGCGTCGTCGACCACGGTGTTCTGGAACGGGCCCATGGGCGTGTTCGAGTTCCCCGCCTTCGCCGGCGGGACGCGCGCGGTCGCCGAAGCGCTCACGCGCGTGTCGGGGCTCGGCGTCGTGGGGGGCGGCGATTCCGCCGCCGCGGTGCGTGCGCTGGGATTCACCGATGATGATTTCGGCCACGTCTCCACCGGAGGCGGCGCCAGCCTCGAGTTCCTCGAGGGCAAGAAGCTCCCCGGCCTGGAGGTCCTCGGATGGCAGTAG
- the gap gene encoding type I glyceraldehyde-3-phosphate dehydrogenase, with product MSVKVGINGFGRIGRNYLRAALAQGSDLEIVAVNDLTDNAALAHLLKYDSVGGVLAHDVSHDGDSITVGGRRIRVFEERDPAALPWGDLGVDIVIESTGRFTKAEDAKKHIAGGAKKVLISAPATGDDATIVMGVNEETYDPATDVIISNASCTTNCLAPLAKVFNDAFGIERGFMMTAHAYTADQNLQDGPHNDLRRARGAAINIVPASTGAAKAIGLVLPELQGKLSGSSYRVPVPTGSIVDLTIVTPTEGLTVEQINAAYKVAAAEGRLKGYLEYTEDPIVSSDIQLNPHSSIFDAELTNVSGTLVKVSAWYDNEWGYSNRLVDLTEFVGARL from the coding sequence GTGAGCGTGAAAGTCGGCATCAACGGATTCGGCCGCATCGGCCGCAACTACCTGCGGGCGGCCCTCGCCCAGGGCAGCGACCTCGAGATCGTCGCGGTCAACGACCTCACCGACAACGCCGCGCTCGCGCACCTGCTGAAGTACGACTCCGTGGGCGGCGTGCTCGCTCACGACGTCTCGCACGACGGCGATTCGATCACGGTCGGTGGCCGTCGCATCCGCGTCTTCGAGGAGCGCGACCCGGCTGCCCTGCCGTGGGGCGACCTCGGCGTCGACATCGTCATCGAGTCGACGGGCCGCTTCACCAAGGCGGAGGACGCCAAGAAGCACATCGCCGGTGGCGCCAAGAAGGTGCTCATCTCCGCCCCGGCCACGGGCGACGACGCCACGATCGTCATGGGCGTCAACGAGGAGACCTACGACCCGGCGACCGACGTCATCATCTCCAATGCCTCGTGCACGACCAACTGCCTCGCCCCGCTCGCGAAGGTCTTCAACGACGCCTTCGGCATCGAGCGCGGCTTCATGATGACGGCGCACGCGTACACGGCCGACCAGAACCTGCAGGACGGCCCGCACAACGACCTGCGCCGCGCGCGCGGTGCCGCCATCAACATCGTTCCCGCCTCGACCGGAGCAGCCAAGGCCATCGGCCTCGTGCTGCCCGAGCTGCAGGGCAAGCTCAGCGGCTCGTCGTATCGCGTGCCGGTGCCCACCGGGTCGATCGTCGATCTCACGATCGTCACCCCCACCGAGGGCCTCACGGTCGAGCAGATCAACGCCGCGTACAAGGTGGCCGCGGCCGAGGGACGCCTCAAGGGCTACCTCGAGTACACCGAGGACCCGATCGTGTCGAGCGACATCCAGCTCAACCCGCACTCGTCGATCTTCGATGCCGAGCTCACCAACGTGAGCGGCACGCTCGTGAAGGTCTCGGCCTGGTACGACAACGAGTGGGGCTACTCGAACCGCCTCGTCGACCTGACCGAGTTCGTGGGCGCCCGCCTCTAG
- a CDS encoding superoxide dismutase gives MSVYTLPELTYDYAALEPHISARIMELHHSKHHAAYVAGANGALEAMAEARETGAFANINRLEKDLAFHLGGHINHSIFWTNLSPDGGNKPEGELAAAIDEFFGSFDQFVAHFTAASMGIQGSGWGVLSWDPIGRRLIIQQLFDQQGNTAQATVPLLQLDMWEHAFYLDYVNVKADYVKAFWNIVNWQNVADRFAAARSHSDGLLLLS, from the coding sequence ATGTCTGTGTACACGCTCCCTGAGCTCACCTACGACTACGCGGCGCTCGAGCCGCACATCAGTGCCCGCATCATGGAACTGCATCACTCGAAGCACCACGCGGCCTACGTCGCGGGCGCCAATGGCGCGCTCGAGGCGATGGCGGAGGCGCGGGAGACCGGCGCGTTCGCAAACATCAACCGCCTCGAGAAAGACCTCGCGTTCCACCTCGGCGGCCACATCAACCACTCGATCTTCTGGACGAACCTGTCGCCCGACGGGGGCAACAAGCCCGAGGGCGAGCTCGCCGCCGCGATCGACGAGTTCTTCGGCTCCTTCGACCAGTTCGTCGCTCACTTCACCGCCGCGTCCATGGGCATCCAGGGCTCGGGCTGGGGCGTGCTGTCGTGGGATCCGATCGGGCGCCGCCTGATCATCCAGCAGCTGTTCGACCAGCAGGGCAACACGGCGCAGGCCACGGTGCCGCTGCTGCAGCTCGACATGTGGGAGCACGCCTTCTACCTCGACTACGTCAACGTGAAGGCCGACTACGTCAAGGCGTTCTGGAACATCGTCAACTGGCAGAACGTCGCCGACCGCTTCGCGGCGGCGCGCTCGCACAGCGACGGGCTCCTGCTACTGTCGTAA
- the whiA gene encoding DNA-binding protein WhiA, with translation MALTADVKHELSQLVITKTTVRAAELATVLRFAGGLHLISGRVAVEVELDTPAIARRVRKDLVELYGMRSDAAMLSPGGIRKTPAYVVRVLEGGETLARQTGLLDARRRPVRGLPNRLTTGSREELAAVWRGAFLAHGSLTDPGRSAALEITCPGNESAMALVGAAGRLGIAAKAREVRGVHRVVIRDGDKISQMLRLMGAETTVADWEALRARREVRATANRLVNFDDANLRRSAQAAVAACARVERALEILGDDLPEHLRYAGQLRLDHRDSSLDELGHHADPPMTKDAVAGRIRRLLAMADKRAETLGIPGTDANLPPDIDLD, from the coding sequence GTGGCGTTGACCGCTGACGTGAAGCACGAGCTCTCGCAGCTGGTGATCACGAAGACCACGGTGCGCGCGGCCGAGCTGGCCACGGTGCTGCGCTTCGCCGGCGGCCTGCACCTCATCTCGGGCCGCGTGGCCGTCGAGGTCGAACTGGATACGCCGGCCATCGCGCGCCGCGTGCGCAAAGACCTGGTCGAGCTCTACGGCATGCGCAGCGACGCCGCGATGCTCTCGCCCGGCGGCATCCGCAAGACCCCTGCCTACGTCGTGCGCGTGCTCGAGGGCGGCGAGACGCTCGCCCGGCAGACGGGCCTGCTGGATGCCCGACGCCGACCGGTCCGCGGCCTCCCGAATCGTCTCACCACCGGATCACGCGAGGAGCTCGCGGCCGTGTGGCGCGGAGCGTTCCTCGCCCACGGGTCGCTCACCGATCCCGGCCGCTCGGCTGCGCTCGAGATCACCTGCCCGGGCAACGAGTCCGCCATGGCCCTTGTCGGCGCCGCAGGGCGCCTCGGCATCGCCGCGAAGGCCCGCGAGGTGCGCGGGGTGCATCGCGTGGTCATCCGTGACGGCGACAAGATCAGTCAGATGCTGCGCCTCATGGGCGCCGAGACCACGGTGGCCGACTGGGAGGCTCTGCGCGCCCGGCGCGAAGTGCGGGCGACGGCGAACCGGCTGGTGAACTTCGACGACGCGAACCTGCGCCGATCGGCGCAAGCCGCGGTCGCCGCCTGTGCGCGGGTCGAGCGGGCCCTCGAGATCCTCGGCGACGACCTGCCCGAGCACCTCCGGTACGCCGGCCAGCTGCGACTCGACCACCGCGACTCGAGCCTCGATGAGCTCGGCCACCACGCCGACCCGCCGATGACGAAGGATGCGGTGGCCGGCCGAATCCGACGCCTCCTGGCGATGGCCGACAAGCGGGCCGAGACCCTCGGCATCCCGGGCACCGACGCCAACCTTCCCCCCGACATCGATCTCGACTGA
- the rapZ gene encoding RNase adapter RapZ, producing MPDTAPHDVLIVTGMSGAGRSTVANALEDLGWYVVDNLPPQMLRPLVDLAVHPGSALPRIAAVVDVRGGKLFADLAAIVAELRARDTVRVLFLEATDAALVRRFEQVRRPHPLQQDGTLLDGIARERERMLEVRELADIIIDTTEFNIHQLATTVTEIFSAQGSPGVKVTLESFGFKYGIPTDADVVADARFLPNPFWQPELRSATGLDAAVSDYVLAQEGAREFLDAFEAMLAPVLAGYARENKRHATIAIGCTGGKHRSVALVQQLAERLRVLPSVGITVKHRDLGRE from the coding sequence ATGCCTGACACCGCGCCGCACGACGTGCTGATCGTCACCGGCATGTCTGGCGCCGGCCGATCGACCGTCGCGAACGCCCTCGAAGACCTGGGCTGGTACGTCGTCGACAACCTCCCGCCGCAGATGCTGCGTCCGCTCGTGGATCTCGCGGTCCACCCGGGCAGTGCGCTGCCGCGCATCGCCGCGGTCGTCGACGTGCGCGGTGGCAAGCTGTTCGCCGACCTCGCCGCCATCGTCGCCGAGCTTCGGGCGCGCGACACCGTGCGCGTGCTGTTCCTCGAGGCGACCGATGCGGCGCTCGTGCGACGGTTCGAGCAGGTGCGTCGCCCGCATCCCCTGCAACAGGACGGCACGCTGCTCGACGGCATCGCGCGCGAACGCGAGCGCATGCTCGAGGTGCGCGAGCTCGCCGACATCATCATCGACACGACCGAGTTCAACATCCACCAGCTCGCCACGACCGTCACCGAGATCTTCTCGGCGCAGGGCAGCCCGGGAGTGAAGGTGACGCTCGAGAGCTTCGGCTTCAAGTACGGAATCCCGACCGACGCCGATGTGGTCGCCGATGCGCGCTTCCTGCCGAACCCTTTCTGGCAGCCCGAACTGCGCTCTGCCACGGGCCTCGACGCGGCAGTCAGCGACTACGTGCTCGCGCAAGAGGGCGCGCGCGAGTTCCTCGACGCCTTCGAGGCGATGCTGGCCCCCGTTCTCGCCGGGTACGCTCGCGAGAACAAGCGGCATGCAACGATCGCGATCGGCTGCACGGGCGGCAAGCACCGCTCGGTCGCCCTCGTGCAGCAGCTCGCGGAGCGCCTGCGCGTGCTGCCGAGCGTGGGCATCACCGTGAAGCATCGCGACCTGGGACGCGAGTAA
- the uvrC gene encoding excinuclease ABC subunit UvrC, translated as MSAREHWRPKRGEIPTEPGVYRFTDAAGRVLYVGKAKNLRSRLSNYFQPLHSLHERTRRMVTTAQGVEWTVVGSELEALSLEYTWIKEFAPPFNVKFRDDKTYPYVAITLAERVPRVMVTRTRGIPGARYFGPYTKVWAVRETVDLMLKAFPMRSCSDTTYKRAQATNRPCLLGDIGKCAAPCVGRVTPEQHRGIALDFASFMAGNDEGYVRGLKTAMAEAARELDYEGAARIRDQIGALETALAKSAVVLDDRTDADVFGIAYDELAAAVQLFIVRGGRIRGVRGWVVDTELDVTMAELVDTVLQNAYDGTAAPAREIIVPAVPEDAQALQTVLTERRRDAGERGAVVVKIAQRGEKAALAETVATNALGALVQYKTRRSGDFTARSQALADIQEALGLAEAPLRLECFDVSHFGGSNPVASMVVFEDGLPRKDQYRKFAIADARDDTDAVYQVLRRRLAYLHDEAAAPSALIDPESGQPAAARKSFHYRPGLLVIDGGQPQVAAAARALRDEGLDDIAVCGIAKRLEEVWLPDSDYPVILPRSSDALFLLQRLRDEAHRFALRYQRTTRSRDIRSRLSSIPGLGPTRTTELLKHFGSVARLRAASIDELTAVDGIGPATARLVHRALRDDG; from the coding sequence ATGAGCGCGCGCGAGCACTGGCGCCCGAAGCGGGGGGAGATCCCCACCGAACCGGGCGTGTACCGGTTCACCGATGCCGCGGGGCGCGTGTTGTATGTCGGCAAGGCGAAGAACCTGCGGAGTCGGCTGAGCAACTACTTCCAGCCGCTGCACAGCCTGCACGAGCGCACCCGCCGCATGGTGACCACCGCGCAGGGCGTGGAGTGGACCGTCGTGGGCAGCGAGCTCGAGGCGCTGTCGCTCGAGTACACCTGGATCAAGGAGTTCGCGCCGCCGTTCAACGTCAAGTTCCGTGATGACAAGACGTACCCGTATGTGGCGATCACCCTCGCCGAGCGGGTGCCGCGCGTCATGGTCACGCGCACCCGCGGCATCCCGGGCGCGCGCTACTTCGGGCCCTACACGAAGGTCTGGGCGGTGCGCGAGACGGTCGACCTCATGCTCAAGGCGTTCCCCATGCGCTCATGCTCCGACACGACCTACAAGCGCGCCCAGGCGACGAATCGGCCCTGCCTGCTCGGCGATATCGGCAAGTGCGCCGCGCCCTGTGTCGGCCGCGTCACCCCTGAGCAGCACCGCGGCATCGCGCTCGACTTCGCGTCGTTCATGGCCGGCAACGACGAGGGCTACGTGCGCGGGCTCAAAACGGCCATGGCCGAGGCGGCGCGCGAGCTCGACTACGAGGGGGCGGCGCGCATCCGCGACCAGATCGGCGCGCTCGAGACGGCGCTCGCGAAGAGCGCGGTCGTGCTCGACGACCGCACCGACGCCGACGTCTTCGGCATCGCGTACGACGAGCTCGCCGCGGCGGTGCAGCTGTTCATCGTGCGGGGCGGGCGCATCCGGGGTGTCCGGGGCTGGGTCGTCGACACCGAGCTCGACGTCACGATGGCCGAGCTCGTCGACACGGTGCTGCAGAACGCCTACGACGGCACGGCCGCGCCGGCGCGCGAGATCATCGTGCCGGCGGTTCCCGAGGACGCCCAGGCCCTGCAGACCGTGCTGACCGAGCGGCGACGGGATGCGGGGGAGCGCGGTGCCGTCGTCGTCAAGATCGCCCAGCGCGGCGAGAAGGCCGCCCTGGCCGAGACGGTCGCGACGAACGCGCTCGGCGCGCTCGTGCAGTACAAGACGCGGCGCAGCGGGGACTTCACCGCGCGCTCGCAGGCCCTCGCCGACATCCAGGAAGCCCTGGGCCTGGCCGAAGCGCCCCTGCGGCTCGAGTGCTTCGACGTCTCGCACTTCGGCGGCAGCAATCCCGTTGCCTCGATGGTCGTGTTCGAAGACGGCTTGCCGCGCAAAGACCAGTACCGCAAGTTCGCGATCGCGGATGCCCGTGACGACACCGACGCGGTGTACCAGGTGCTGCGCCGCCGCCTGGCGTACCTGCACGATGAGGCCGCGGCACCGAGCGCACTGATCGATCCCGAGTCGGGGCAGCCCGCCGCGGCGCGCAAGTCGTTCCACTACCGGCCGGGGCTCCTCGTGATCGACGGCGGGCAGCCGCAGGTGGCCGCGGCAGCGCGGGCGCTGCGCGATGAGGGGCTCGACGACATCGCCGTGTGCGGCATCGCCAAGCGGCTCGAGGAGGTCTGGCTTCCCGACAGCGACTACCCCGTCATCCTGCCTCGCTCGTCGGATGCGCTGTTCCTGCTGCAACGGCTGCGCGACGAGGCGCACCGCTTCGCGCTGCGGTACCAGCGCACCACCCGGTCGCGCGATATCCGCTCGCGGTTGTCGAGCATCCCCGGCCTCGGTCCGACTCGCACGACCGAGCTGCTCAAGCATTTCGGCTCGGTCGCACGACTGCGCGCGGCGAGCATCGACGAGCTCACCGCGGTCGACGGAATCGGTCCCGCGACCGCGCGGCTCGTCCATCGGGCCCTGCGCGACGACGGGTAG
- the uvrA gene encoding excinuclease ABC subunit UvrA yields MARVSATPLESAPHLSVRGARVHNLRDVDLVIPRDALVVFTGLSGSGKSSLAFDTIFAEGQRRYVESLSAYARQFLGQVDRPDVDFIEGLSPAVSIDQKSTNRNPRSTVGTITEIYDYMRLLWARVGIPHCPECGERIQRQTVQQIADELMTLETGTRFQVLAPVVSQKKGEFVDLFRELAASGYARAVVDGELVQLSDPPVLKKQIKHDIAVVVDRLVANDDALTRLTDSLETALGLTEGLVVIDFVDRENEAPDRTRTFSERLSCPNRHPLQLTEIEPRTFSFNAPFGACPVCSGLGTRMAVDVDLLIGDPSLSLNDGVILPWNQQGKGLYSYFQKLLAGLGRDLGFSLDTPWGELEQSTQEAILNGNDFDVRVKWRNRYGRDVTYSTGFEGVIPYIERKYAEAESDWSQQRFAEYLREVPCSECDGARLKPEVLAVTVDGRSISAVAELSLLDAYAFMQTITLTEREAAIAAAVLREIRARLEFLLEVGLGYLSMARAAGTLSGGEAQRIRLATQIGSGLTGVLYVLDEPSIGLHQRDNRRLIDTLVKLKSLGNTLIVVEHDEDTIRTADWIVDIGPGAGEHGGRVVHSGSYAELIANPDSITGDYLAGRRQVVDQVARRPIDPARMLTVEGAKANNLRDVTVDFPLGAFVAVTGVSGSGKSSLVNDILYKVLANKLNGARQVPGKHVRVRGLEHLDKVVHVDQAPIGRTPRSNPATYTGVFDRIRALFAETTEAKARGYLQGRFSFNVKGGRCENCAGDGTIKIEMNFLPDVYVACEVCNGARYNRDTLTVHYKGKNIAEVLDMPIEEAAAFFEPISAIHRFLKTLVDVGLGYVRLGQSATTLSGGEAQRVKLATELQKRSNGRSVYVLDEPTTGLHFEDVRKLLLVLNGLVDKGNAVIVIEHNLDVIRAADWLIDLGPEGGAGGGQVLATGTPEHLATVPESHTGFFLRELLDGEPVAATTAGRAKR; encoded by the coding sequence ATGGCCAGAGTGTCGGCGACCCCCCTTGAGAGTGCTCCCCATCTGAGCGTGCGCGGTGCGCGCGTGCACAATCTGCGCGATGTCGATCTGGTGATCCCCCGCGACGCGCTCGTGGTCTTCACCGGACTGTCGGGCTCGGGCAAGAGCTCGCTCGCGTTCGACACGATCTTCGCCGAGGGGCAGCGGCGCTACGTCGAGTCGCTCTCGGCCTACGCGCGCCAGTTCCTCGGGCAGGTCGACCGCCCCGATGTCGACTTCATCGAGGGCCTGAGCCCGGCGGTCTCGATCGACCAGAAGTCGACCAACCGCAACCCGCGATCGACGGTCGGCACGATCACCGAGATCTACGACTACATGCGCCTGCTGTGGGCGCGCGTCGGCATCCCGCACTGCCCCGAGTGCGGCGAGCGCATCCAGCGGCAGACCGTGCAGCAGATCGCCGACGAGCTCATGACCCTCGAGACGGGCACCCGGTTCCAGGTGCTCGCACCGGTCGTCAGCCAGAAGAAGGGCGAGTTCGTCGACCTGTTCCGCGAGCTGGCGGCATCCGGTTACGCTCGGGCCGTCGTCGATGGCGAGCTCGTGCAGCTGAGCGATCCGCCCGTGCTCAAGAAGCAGATCAAGCACGACATCGCTGTCGTCGTCGACCGCCTCGTGGCGAACGACGACGCGCTCACCCGGTTGACCGATTCGCTCGAGACGGCCCTCGGGCTCACCGAGGGTCTCGTCGTCATCGACTTCGTCGACCGCGAGAATGAGGCCCCCGACCGCACGCGCACCTTCAGCGAGCGTCTCAGCTGTCCCAACCGGCACCCCCTGCAGCTCACCGAGATCGAGCCGCGAACGTTCTCGTTCAACGCGCCGTTCGGGGCCTGCCCCGTCTGCTCGGGGCTCGGCACCCGCATGGCAGTCGACGTCGACCTGCTCATCGGTGATCCCTCGCTGAGTCTCAACGACGGGGTCATCCTGCCCTGGAACCAGCAGGGCAAAGGCCTGTACAGCTACTTCCAGAAGCTGCTCGCCGGGCTGGGACGCGACCTGGGCTTCTCGCTCGACACGCCCTGGGGCGAGCTCGAGCAGAGCACGCAGGAGGCGATCCTCAACGGCAACGACTTCGACGTCCGCGTGAAGTGGCGCAACCGCTATGGCCGCGACGTCACGTACTCCACAGGTTTCGAGGGCGTCATTCCGTACATCGAGCGCAAGTACGCCGAGGCCGAGAGCGACTGGTCGCAGCAGCGGTTCGCCGAGTACCTGCGCGAGGTGCCCTGCTCCGAGTGCGACGGCGCGCGGCTCAAGCCCGAGGTGCTCGCCGTGACCGTCGACGGCCGCAGCATCTCGGCGGTCGCCGAGCTCAGCCTGCTCGACGCGTACGCCTTCATGCAGACGATCACGCTCACCGAGCGCGAGGCGGCGATCGCCGCCGCGGTGCTGCGCGAGATCCGCGCGCGGCTCGAGTTCTTGCTCGAGGTCGGCCTCGGGTACCTCAGCATGGCGCGCGCCGCGGGCACGCTCTCGGGCGGCGAGGCGCAGCGCATCCGGCTGGCGACGCAGATCGGATCGGGACTCACGGGCGTGCTGTACGTGCTCGACGAGCCGTCGATCGGTCTGCACCAGCGCGACAACCGTCGCCTGATCGACACGCTCGTCAAACTCAAGAGCCTCGGCAACACCCTCATCGTCGTCGAGCACGACGAAGACACCATTCGCACGGCCGACTGGATCGTCGACATCGGCCCGGGCGCGGGGGAGCACGGCGGTCGTGTCGTGCACTCCGGTTCGTACGCCGAGCTCATCGCCAACCCCGACTCCATCACGGGCGACTACCTCGCGGGCCGCCGACAGGTGGTCGATCAGGTGGCGCGCCGCCCGATCGACCCGGCCCGCATGCTCACGGTCGAAGGCGCGAAAGCCAACAACCTGCGCGATGTCACGGTCGACTTCCCGCTCGGCGCCTTTGTGGCGGTCACCGGCGTGAGCGGCTCGGGCAAGTCGTCACTCGTCAACGACATCCTCTACAAGGTGCTCGCGAACAAGCTCAACGGCGCGCGCCAAGTGCCCGGCAAGCACGTGCGCGTGCGCGGCCTCGAGCACCTCGACAAGGTCGTCCACGTCGACCAGGCGCCGATCGGCCGCACGCCGCGATCGAATCCGGCCACCTACACGGGCGTCTTCGACCGCATCCGCGCCCTCTTCGCCGAGACCACCGAGGCGAAGGCCCGCGGCTACCTCCAGGGCCGGTTCAGCTTCAACGTCAAGGGCGGCCGCTGCGAGAACTGCGCGGGCGACGGCACGATCAAGATCGAGATGAACTTCCTGCCCGACGTCTACGTCGCGTGCGAGGTCTGCAACGGCGCCCGCTACAACCGCGACACCCTCACGGTGCACTACAAGGGCAAGAACATCGCCGAGGTGCTCGACATGCCGATCGAGGAGGCTGCGGCGTTCTTCGAGCCCATCTCGGCCATCCACCGCTTCTTGAAGACGCTTGTCGACGTGGGGCTCGGCTATGTCCGCCTCGGCCAGAGCGCCACGACCCTCTCCGGTGGCGAGGCGCAGCGCGTCAAGCTCGCGACCGAGCTGCAGAAGCGCTCGAACGGCCGCAGCGTCTACGTGCTCGACGAGCCCACCACGGGCCTGCACTTCGAAGACGTGCGCAAGCTGCTGCTCGTGCTCAACGGCCTCGTCGACAAGGGCAACGCCGTCATCGTGATCGAGCACAACCTCGACGTCATCCGCGCGGCCGATTGGCTCATCGACCTCGGCCCCGAGGGCGGTGCCGGGGGAGGGCAGGTGCTCGCGACGGGCACGCCCGAGCATCTGGCGACCGTGCCCGAGAGCCACACAGGGTTCTTCCTCCGCGAGCTGCTCGACGGCGAGCCTGTCGCCGCGACGACCGCGGGTCGCGCGAAGCGCTGA